A window of the Vespula vulgaris chromosome 6, iyVesVulg1.1, whole genome shotgun sequence genome harbors these coding sequences:
- the LOC127064441 gene encoding 5'-3' exonuclease PLD3-like isoform X5: MKMTIIFVSDTYTIAAIRDSSVADKMIPTQTFTLPFLVNNTHNVSYGGGSNNVTNVAYSKYSTAGGSTALSTSTSVRGTSSGKPYPKYAEPRTKDQDVVVLLPHRKSRTPRIKHKLSTVSENARLDVNSSAGDDDLELWDQSGFMLRTDVDDPLTNAKWGAQGWCRPSCIPITVILILIVLVVLLPLLDHATDKFVLNSTSIDAELTCMDSCSISLVESIPIGLNYSNNTVLHETTYDSWMNLIAMAENTIEIASLYWTMRRQDVYPDDSAKEGEAVFQALIEAGRDRKISLKIAQNMPSHLYPNVDTEILTKKAHAQVRSLNFAGLLGGGVLHTKLWLIDRQHVYVGSANMDWRSLTQVKELGLIALNCSCLATDYAKIFDIYWQLGKDGRIPPTWPDSVNTKINIDNPMNFSLMGNKYKTFIASSPPPFSPSGRSNDIDAILHCIEKAEKFIYISVMDYFPLIIYTPKIKYWPVIDNALRAAAIERKVTIKLLISLWKHSRASENYFLKSLEKLTNSYRNVKIEIKRFVVPSSSELDNIPFSRVNHNKYMVTDISAYIGTSNWSGDYFINTAGIGTVFEDVGHKNHGSIRQQLENIFNRDWNSKYSFLLNNTDQVPEKRKIPIENNYLLSSHIYHMPA, encoded by the exons atgaaaatgaCGATTATCTTC GTCAGCGATACATATACGATCGCGGCCATACGTGACTCAAGTGTAGCTGATAAGATGATTCCAACGCAGACGTTTACTTTGCCTTTCctg GTAAACAATACACATAATGTTTCTTACGGAGGAGGAAGCAATAATGTAACGAACGTtgcatattcgaaatattcgaCCGCGGGTGGATCGACCGCACTATCGACATCCACTTCGGTACGAGGAACATCTTCAGGCAAACCGTATCCGAAATATGCCGAACCACGGACTAAGGACCAAGACGTTGTGGTTCTGTTACCGCATAGGAAGAGCAGGACACCCAGAATCAAACACAAATTATCG ACGGTCTCTGAAAATGCAAGATTGGACGTTAATTCGTCGGCAGGTGATGACGATTTAGAGTTATGGGACCAATCTGGATTCATGCTGCGAACCGACGTAGACGATCCTCTCACTAACGCGAA GTGGGGCGCACAAGGATGGTGCAGACCAAGTTGCATACCAATAACAGTTATCTTGATACTCATCGTTCTCGTCGTACTGTTACCCCTTCTTGATCATGCCACggataaatttgtattaaattcgaCGAGCATCGATGCCGAACTAACTTGTATGGATAGCTGTAGTATATCTCTCGTTGAATCCATACCGATTGGATTGAATTATAGCAATAATACGGTGTTACACGAGACTACCTACGATTCTTGGATGAATCTAATCGCAATGGCCGAAAACACGATAGAGATAGCGTCCTTGTATTGGACCATGAGAAGACAGGACGTTTATCCGGATGATAGTGCGAAAGAG GGTGAGGCCGTATTTCAAGCGCTCATAGAAGCAGGCCGggatagaaaaatttcattgaagatAGCGCAAAACATGCCTTCTCATTTGTATCCGAATGTCGATACCGAAATATTGACTAAGAAAGCACATGCACAA gTAAGAAGTTTGAATTTTGCCGGCCTTTTAGGTGGAGGTGTGCTTCATACTAAATTATGGCTAATAGATAGACAACACGTATATGTTGGTTCGGCTAACATGGATTGGCGATCTCTTACGCAAGTGAAAGAACTTGGATTGATAGCTTTAAATTGTTCTTGTTTGGCGACAGACTATGCTAAGATTTTCGAC ATCTATTGGCAATTGGGCAAAGATGGCAGAATACCACCAACGTGGCCGGACTCCGTCAacacgaaaataaatattgataatccTATGAATTTTAGCTTAATGGGTAACAAGTACAAAACGTTTATTGCT agtTCGCCACCTCCATTTTCACCCAGTGGTAGAAGCAACGATATAGATGCCATTTTACATTGCATAGAAAAAgctgaaaaattcatttacatttccgtaatggattattttcctttgattatttatactccaaaaataaa GTATTGGCCTGTAATAGACAACGCTTTAAGGGCAGCTGCTATCGAGCGTAAAGTCACGATCAAACTCTTAATATCACTGTGGAAACATTCGAGAGCATCTGAGAATTACTTTCTTAAATCATTGGAAAAACTGACGAATAGTTACAGAAATGTCAAAATTGAAATA aAACGGTTTGTAGTTCCCAGTTCTTCAGAATTAGACAATATACCATTCTCAAGAGTAAATCATAACAAATATATGGTTACCGATATCTCTGCATACATAGGTACAAGTAATTGGTCTGGTGACTACTTTATAAACACAGCAG GAATTGGAACGGTTTTTGAAGATGTTGGTCATAAAAATCATGGAAGTATAAGACAAcaattggaaaatatttttaatcgagattGGAATTCAAAGTATTCATTTCTGTTGAATAATACTGATCAAGTCccagaaaaacgaaaaattccGATTGAAAACAATTATCTATTATCATCTCATATTTATCATATGCCTGCATAA
- the LOC127064441 gene encoding 5'-3' exonuclease PLD3-like isoform X3: MKMTIIFVSDTYTIAAIRDSSVADKMIPTQTFTLPFLVCVNNTHNVSYGGGSNNVTNVAYSKYSTAGGSTALSTSTSVRGTSSGKPYPKYAEPRTKDQDVVVLLPHRKSRTPRIKHKLSTVSENARLDVNSSAGDDDLELWDQSGFMLRTDVDDPLTNAKWGAQGWCRPSCIPITVILILIVLVVLLPLLDHATDKFVLNSTSIDAELTCMDSCSISLVESIPIGLNYSNNTVLHETTYDSWMNLIAMAENTIEIASLYWTMRRQDVYPDDSAKEGEAVFQALIEAGRDRKISLKIAQNMPSHLYPNVDTEILTKKAHAQVRSLNFAGLLGGGVLHTKLWLIDRQHVYVGSANMDWRSLTQVKELGLIALNCSCLATDYAKIFDIYWQLGKDGRIPPTWPDSVNTKINIDNPMNFSLMGNKYKTFIASSPPPFSPSGRSNDIDAILHCIEKAEKFIYISVMDYFPLIIYTPKIKYWPVIDNALRAAAIERKVTIKLLISLWKHSRASENYFLKSLEKLTNSYRNVKIEIKRFVVPSSSELDNIPFSRVNHNKYMVTDISAYIGTSNWSGDYFINTAGIGTVFEDVGHKNHGSIRQQLENIFNRDWNSKYSFLLNNTDQVPEKRKIPIENNYLLSSHIYHMPA, from the exons atgaaaatgaCGATTATCTTC GTCAGCGATACATATACGATCGCGGCCATACGTGACTCAAGTGTAGCTGATAAGATGATTCCAACGCAGACGTTTACTTTGCCTTTCctggtgtgt GTAAACAATACACATAATGTTTCTTACGGAGGAGGAAGCAATAATGTAACGAACGTtgcatattcgaaatattcgaCCGCGGGTGGATCGACCGCACTATCGACATCCACTTCGGTACGAGGAACATCTTCAGGCAAACCGTATCCGAAATATGCCGAACCACGGACTAAGGACCAAGACGTTGTGGTTCTGTTACCGCATAGGAAGAGCAGGACACCCAGAATCAAACACAAATTATCG ACGGTCTCTGAAAATGCAAGATTGGACGTTAATTCGTCGGCAGGTGATGACGATTTAGAGTTATGGGACCAATCTGGATTCATGCTGCGAACCGACGTAGACGATCCTCTCACTAACGCGAA GTGGGGCGCACAAGGATGGTGCAGACCAAGTTGCATACCAATAACAGTTATCTTGATACTCATCGTTCTCGTCGTACTGTTACCCCTTCTTGATCATGCCACggataaatttgtattaaattcgaCGAGCATCGATGCCGAACTAACTTGTATGGATAGCTGTAGTATATCTCTCGTTGAATCCATACCGATTGGATTGAATTATAGCAATAATACGGTGTTACACGAGACTACCTACGATTCTTGGATGAATCTAATCGCAATGGCCGAAAACACGATAGAGATAGCGTCCTTGTATTGGACCATGAGAAGACAGGACGTTTATCCGGATGATAGTGCGAAAGAG GGTGAGGCCGTATTTCAAGCGCTCATAGAAGCAGGCCGggatagaaaaatttcattgaagatAGCGCAAAACATGCCTTCTCATTTGTATCCGAATGTCGATACCGAAATATTGACTAAGAAAGCACATGCACAA gTAAGAAGTTTGAATTTTGCCGGCCTTTTAGGTGGAGGTGTGCTTCATACTAAATTATGGCTAATAGATAGACAACACGTATATGTTGGTTCGGCTAACATGGATTGGCGATCTCTTACGCAAGTGAAAGAACTTGGATTGATAGCTTTAAATTGTTCTTGTTTGGCGACAGACTATGCTAAGATTTTCGAC ATCTATTGGCAATTGGGCAAAGATGGCAGAATACCACCAACGTGGCCGGACTCCGTCAacacgaaaataaatattgataatccTATGAATTTTAGCTTAATGGGTAACAAGTACAAAACGTTTATTGCT agtTCGCCACCTCCATTTTCACCCAGTGGTAGAAGCAACGATATAGATGCCATTTTACATTGCATAGAAAAAgctgaaaaattcatttacatttccgtaatggattattttcctttgattatttatactccaaaaataaa GTATTGGCCTGTAATAGACAACGCTTTAAGGGCAGCTGCTATCGAGCGTAAAGTCACGATCAAACTCTTAATATCACTGTGGAAACATTCGAGAGCATCTGAGAATTACTTTCTTAAATCATTGGAAAAACTGACGAATAGTTACAGAAATGTCAAAATTGAAATA aAACGGTTTGTAGTTCCCAGTTCTTCAGAATTAGACAATATACCATTCTCAAGAGTAAATCATAACAAATATATGGTTACCGATATCTCTGCATACATAGGTACAAGTAATTGGTCTGGTGACTACTTTATAAACACAGCAG GAATTGGAACGGTTTTTGAAGATGTTGGTCATAAAAATCATGGAAGTATAAGACAAcaattggaaaatatttttaatcgagattGGAATTCAAAGTATTCATTTCTGTTGAATAATACTGATCAAGTCccagaaaaacgaaaaattccGATTGAAAACAATTATCTATTATCATCTCATATTTATCATATGCCTGCATAA
- the LOC127064441 gene encoding 5'-3' exonuclease PLD3-like isoform X1 yields MSFFGWKRGGSDTSDNTGRNLQDGLFQIASQACHILVQVSDTYTIAAIRDSSVADKMIPTQTFTLPFLVCVNNTHNVSYGGGSNNVTNVAYSKYSTAGGSTALSTSTSVRGTSSGKPYPKYAEPRTKDQDVVVLLPHRKSRTPRIKHKLSTVSENARLDVNSSAGDDDLELWDQSGFMLRTDVDDPLTNAKWGAQGWCRPSCIPITVILILIVLVVLLPLLDHATDKFVLNSTSIDAELTCMDSCSISLVESIPIGLNYSNNTVLHETTYDSWMNLIAMAENTIEIASLYWTMRRQDVYPDDSAKEGEAVFQALIEAGRDRKISLKIAQNMPSHLYPNVDTEILTKKAHAQVRSLNFAGLLGGGVLHTKLWLIDRQHVYVGSANMDWRSLTQVKELGLIALNCSCLATDYAKIFDIYWQLGKDGRIPPTWPDSVNTKINIDNPMNFSLMGNKYKTFIASSPPPFSPSGRSNDIDAILHCIEKAEKFIYISVMDYFPLIIYTPKIKYWPVIDNALRAAAIERKVTIKLLISLWKHSRASENYFLKSLEKLTNSYRNVKIEIKRFVVPSSSELDNIPFSRVNHNKYMVTDISAYIGTSNWSGDYFINTAGIGTVFEDVGHKNHGSIRQQLENIFNRDWNSKYSFLLNNTDQVPEKRKIPIENNYLLSSHIYHMPA; encoded by the exons ATGTCCTTCTTCGGCTGGAAAAGAGGCGGTAGTGATACTTCCGATAATACTGGAAGAAATTTACAGGATGGCCTCTTTCAAATAGCCTCGCAAGCTTGTCACATACTCGTACAG GTCAGCGATACATATACGATCGCGGCCATACGTGACTCAAGTGTAGCTGATAAGATGATTCCAACGCAGACGTTTACTTTGCCTTTCctggtgtgt GTAAACAATACACATAATGTTTCTTACGGAGGAGGAAGCAATAATGTAACGAACGTtgcatattcgaaatattcgaCCGCGGGTGGATCGACCGCACTATCGACATCCACTTCGGTACGAGGAACATCTTCAGGCAAACCGTATCCGAAATATGCCGAACCACGGACTAAGGACCAAGACGTTGTGGTTCTGTTACCGCATAGGAAGAGCAGGACACCCAGAATCAAACACAAATTATCG ACGGTCTCTGAAAATGCAAGATTGGACGTTAATTCGTCGGCAGGTGATGACGATTTAGAGTTATGGGACCAATCTGGATTCATGCTGCGAACCGACGTAGACGATCCTCTCACTAACGCGAA GTGGGGCGCACAAGGATGGTGCAGACCAAGTTGCATACCAATAACAGTTATCTTGATACTCATCGTTCTCGTCGTACTGTTACCCCTTCTTGATCATGCCACggataaatttgtattaaattcgaCGAGCATCGATGCCGAACTAACTTGTATGGATAGCTGTAGTATATCTCTCGTTGAATCCATACCGATTGGATTGAATTATAGCAATAATACGGTGTTACACGAGACTACCTACGATTCTTGGATGAATCTAATCGCAATGGCCGAAAACACGATAGAGATAGCGTCCTTGTATTGGACCATGAGAAGACAGGACGTTTATCCGGATGATAGTGCGAAAGAG GGTGAGGCCGTATTTCAAGCGCTCATAGAAGCAGGCCGggatagaaaaatttcattgaagatAGCGCAAAACATGCCTTCTCATTTGTATCCGAATGTCGATACCGAAATATTGACTAAGAAAGCACATGCACAA gTAAGAAGTTTGAATTTTGCCGGCCTTTTAGGTGGAGGTGTGCTTCATACTAAATTATGGCTAATAGATAGACAACACGTATATGTTGGTTCGGCTAACATGGATTGGCGATCTCTTACGCAAGTGAAAGAACTTGGATTGATAGCTTTAAATTGTTCTTGTTTGGCGACAGACTATGCTAAGATTTTCGAC ATCTATTGGCAATTGGGCAAAGATGGCAGAATACCACCAACGTGGCCGGACTCCGTCAacacgaaaataaatattgataatccTATGAATTTTAGCTTAATGGGTAACAAGTACAAAACGTTTATTGCT agtTCGCCACCTCCATTTTCACCCAGTGGTAGAAGCAACGATATAGATGCCATTTTACATTGCATAGAAAAAgctgaaaaattcatttacatttccgtaatggattattttcctttgattatttatactccaaaaataaa GTATTGGCCTGTAATAGACAACGCTTTAAGGGCAGCTGCTATCGAGCGTAAAGTCACGATCAAACTCTTAATATCACTGTGGAAACATTCGAGAGCATCTGAGAATTACTTTCTTAAATCATTGGAAAAACTGACGAATAGTTACAGAAATGTCAAAATTGAAATA aAACGGTTTGTAGTTCCCAGTTCTTCAGAATTAGACAATATACCATTCTCAAGAGTAAATCATAACAAATATATGGTTACCGATATCTCTGCATACATAGGTACAAGTAATTGGTCTGGTGACTACTTTATAAACACAGCAG GAATTGGAACGGTTTTTGAAGATGTTGGTCATAAAAATCATGGAAGTATAAGACAAcaattggaaaatatttttaatcgagattGGAATTCAAAGTATTCATTTCTGTTGAATAATACTGATCAAGTCccagaaaaacgaaaaattccGATTGAAAACAATTATCTATTATCATCTCATATTTATCATATGCCTGCATAA
- the LOC127064441 gene encoding 5'-3' exonuclease PLD3-like isoform X4, producing MSFFGWKRGGSDTSDNTGRNLQDGLFQIASQACHILVQVNNTHNVSYGGGSNNVTNVAYSKYSTAGGSTALSTSTSVRGTSSGKPYPKYAEPRTKDQDVVVLLPHRKSRTPRIKHKLSTVSENARLDVNSSAGDDDLELWDQSGFMLRTDVDDPLTNAKWGAQGWCRPSCIPITVILILIVLVVLLPLLDHATDKFVLNSTSIDAELTCMDSCSISLVESIPIGLNYSNNTVLHETTYDSWMNLIAMAENTIEIASLYWTMRRQDVYPDDSAKEGEAVFQALIEAGRDRKISLKIAQNMPSHLYPNVDTEILTKKAHAQVRSLNFAGLLGGGVLHTKLWLIDRQHVYVGSANMDWRSLTQVKELGLIALNCSCLATDYAKIFDIYWQLGKDGRIPPTWPDSVNTKINIDNPMNFSLMGNKYKTFIASSPPPFSPSGRSNDIDAILHCIEKAEKFIYISVMDYFPLIIYTPKIKYWPVIDNALRAAAIERKVTIKLLISLWKHSRASENYFLKSLEKLTNSYRNVKIEIKRFVVPSSSELDNIPFSRVNHNKYMVTDISAYIGTSNWSGDYFINTAGIGTVFEDVGHKNHGSIRQQLENIFNRDWNSKYSFLLNNTDQVPEKRKIPIENNYLLSSHIYHMPA from the exons ATGTCCTTCTTCGGCTGGAAAAGAGGCGGTAGTGATACTTCCGATAATACTGGAAGAAATTTACAGGATGGCCTCTTTCAAATAGCCTCGCAAGCTTGTCACATACTCGTACAG GTAAACAATACACATAATGTTTCTTACGGAGGAGGAAGCAATAATGTAACGAACGTtgcatattcgaaatattcgaCCGCGGGTGGATCGACCGCACTATCGACATCCACTTCGGTACGAGGAACATCTTCAGGCAAACCGTATCCGAAATATGCCGAACCACGGACTAAGGACCAAGACGTTGTGGTTCTGTTACCGCATAGGAAGAGCAGGACACCCAGAATCAAACACAAATTATCG ACGGTCTCTGAAAATGCAAGATTGGACGTTAATTCGTCGGCAGGTGATGACGATTTAGAGTTATGGGACCAATCTGGATTCATGCTGCGAACCGACGTAGACGATCCTCTCACTAACGCGAA GTGGGGCGCACAAGGATGGTGCAGACCAAGTTGCATACCAATAACAGTTATCTTGATACTCATCGTTCTCGTCGTACTGTTACCCCTTCTTGATCATGCCACggataaatttgtattaaattcgaCGAGCATCGATGCCGAACTAACTTGTATGGATAGCTGTAGTATATCTCTCGTTGAATCCATACCGATTGGATTGAATTATAGCAATAATACGGTGTTACACGAGACTACCTACGATTCTTGGATGAATCTAATCGCAATGGCCGAAAACACGATAGAGATAGCGTCCTTGTATTGGACCATGAGAAGACAGGACGTTTATCCGGATGATAGTGCGAAAGAG GGTGAGGCCGTATTTCAAGCGCTCATAGAAGCAGGCCGggatagaaaaatttcattgaagatAGCGCAAAACATGCCTTCTCATTTGTATCCGAATGTCGATACCGAAATATTGACTAAGAAAGCACATGCACAA gTAAGAAGTTTGAATTTTGCCGGCCTTTTAGGTGGAGGTGTGCTTCATACTAAATTATGGCTAATAGATAGACAACACGTATATGTTGGTTCGGCTAACATGGATTGGCGATCTCTTACGCAAGTGAAAGAACTTGGATTGATAGCTTTAAATTGTTCTTGTTTGGCGACAGACTATGCTAAGATTTTCGAC ATCTATTGGCAATTGGGCAAAGATGGCAGAATACCACCAACGTGGCCGGACTCCGTCAacacgaaaataaatattgataatccTATGAATTTTAGCTTAATGGGTAACAAGTACAAAACGTTTATTGCT agtTCGCCACCTCCATTTTCACCCAGTGGTAGAAGCAACGATATAGATGCCATTTTACATTGCATAGAAAAAgctgaaaaattcatttacatttccgtaatggattattttcctttgattatttatactccaaaaataaa GTATTGGCCTGTAATAGACAACGCTTTAAGGGCAGCTGCTATCGAGCGTAAAGTCACGATCAAACTCTTAATATCACTGTGGAAACATTCGAGAGCATCTGAGAATTACTTTCTTAAATCATTGGAAAAACTGACGAATAGTTACAGAAATGTCAAAATTGAAATA aAACGGTTTGTAGTTCCCAGTTCTTCAGAATTAGACAATATACCATTCTCAAGAGTAAATCATAACAAATATATGGTTACCGATATCTCTGCATACATAGGTACAAGTAATTGGTCTGGTGACTACTTTATAAACACAGCAG GAATTGGAACGGTTTTTGAAGATGTTGGTCATAAAAATCATGGAAGTATAAGACAAcaattggaaaatatttttaatcgagattGGAATTCAAAGTATTCATTTCTGTTGAATAATACTGATCAAGTCccagaaaaacgaaaaattccGATTGAAAACAATTATCTATTATCATCTCATATTTATCATATGCCTGCATAA
- the LOC127064441 gene encoding 5'-3' exonuclease PLD3-like isoform X2, whose amino-acid sequence MSFFGWKRGGSDTSDNTGRNLQDGLFQIASQACHILVQVSDTYTIAAIRDSSVADKMIPTQTFTLPFLVNNTHNVSYGGGSNNVTNVAYSKYSTAGGSTALSTSTSVRGTSSGKPYPKYAEPRTKDQDVVVLLPHRKSRTPRIKHKLSTVSENARLDVNSSAGDDDLELWDQSGFMLRTDVDDPLTNAKWGAQGWCRPSCIPITVILILIVLVVLLPLLDHATDKFVLNSTSIDAELTCMDSCSISLVESIPIGLNYSNNTVLHETTYDSWMNLIAMAENTIEIASLYWTMRRQDVYPDDSAKEGEAVFQALIEAGRDRKISLKIAQNMPSHLYPNVDTEILTKKAHAQVRSLNFAGLLGGGVLHTKLWLIDRQHVYVGSANMDWRSLTQVKELGLIALNCSCLATDYAKIFDIYWQLGKDGRIPPTWPDSVNTKINIDNPMNFSLMGNKYKTFIASSPPPFSPSGRSNDIDAILHCIEKAEKFIYISVMDYFPLIIYTPKIKYWPVIDNALRAAAIERKVTIKLLISLWKHSRASENYFLKSLEKLTNSYRNVKIEIKRFVVPSSSELDNIPFSRVNHNKYMVTDISAYIGTSNWSGDYFINTAGIGTVFEDVGHKNHGSIRQQLENIFNRDWNSKYSFLLNNTDQVPEKRKIPIENNYLLSSHIYHMPA is encoded by the exons ATGTCCTTCTTCGGCTGGAAAAGAGGCGGTAGTGATACTTCCGATAATACTGGAAGAAATTTACAGGATGGCCTCTTTCAAATAGCCTCGCAAGCTTGTCACATACTCGTACAG GTCAGCGATACATATACGATCGCGGCCATACGTGACTCAAGTGTAGCTGATAAGATGATTCCAACGCAGACGTTTACTTTGCCTTTCctg GTAAACAATACACATAATGTTTCTTACGGAGGAGGAAGCAATAATGTAACGAACGTtgcatattcgaaatattcgaCCGCGGGTGGATCGACCGCACTATCGACATCCACTTCGGTACGAGGAACATCTTCAGGCAAACCGTATCCGAAATATGCCGAACCACGGACTAAGGACCAAGACGTTGTGGTTCTGTTACCGCATAGGAAGAGCAGGACACCCAGAATCAAACACAAATTATCG ACGGTCTCTGAAAATGCAAGATTGGACGTTAATTCGTCGGCAGGTGATGACGATTTAGAGTTATGGGACCAATCTGGATTCATGCTGCGAACCGACGTAGACGATCCTCTCACTAACGCGAA GTGGGGCGCACAAGGATGGTGCAGACCAAGTTGCATACCAATAACAGTTATCTTGATACTCATCGTTCTCGTCGTACTGTTACCCCTTCTTGATCATGCCACggataaatttgtattaaattcgaCGAGCATCGATGCCGAACTAACTTGTATGGATAGCTGTAGTATATCTCTCGTTGAATCCATACCGATTGGATTGAATTATAGCAATAATACGGTGTTACACGAGACTACCTACGATTCTTGGATGAATCTAATCGCAATGGCCGAAAACACGATAGAGATAGCGTCCTTGTATTGGACCATGAGAAGACAGGACGTTTATCCGGATGATAGTGCGAAAGAG GGTGAGGCCGTATTTCAAGCGCTCATAGAAGCAGGCCGggatagaaaaatttcattgaagatAGCGCAAAACATGCCTTCTCATTTGTATCCGAATGTCGATACCGAAATATTGACTAAGAAAGCACATGCACAA gTAAGAAGTTTGAATTTTGCCGGCCTTTTAGGTGGAGGTGTGCTTCATACTAAATTATGGCTAATAGATAGACAACACGTATATGTTGGTTCGGCTAACATGGATTGGCGATCTCTTACGCAAGTGAAAGAACTTGGATTGATAGCTTTAAATTGTTCTTGTTTGGCGACAGACTATGCTAAGATTTTCGAC ATCTATTGGCAATTGGGCAAAGATGGCAGAATACCACCAACGTGGCCGGACTCCGTCAacacgaaaataaatattgataatccTATGAATTTTAGCTTAATGGGTAACAAGTACAAAACGTTTATTGCT agtTCGCCACCTCCATTTTCACCCAGTGGTAGAAGCAACGATATAGATGCCATTTTACATTGCATAGAAAAAgctgaaaaattcatttacatttccgtaatggattattttcctttgattatttatactccaaaaataaa GTATTGGCCTGTAATAGACAACGCTTTAAGGGCAGCTGCTATCGAGCGTAAAGTCACGATCAAACTCTTAATATCACTGTGGAAACATTCGAGAGCATCTGAGAATTACTTTCTTAAATCATTGGAAAAACTGACGAATAGTTACAGAAATGTCAAAATTGAAATA aAACGGTTTGTAGTTCCCAGTTCTTCAGAATTAGACAATATACCATTCTCAAGAGTAAATCATAACAAATATATGGTTACCGATATCTCTGCATACATAGGTACAAGTAATTGGTCTGGTGACTACTTTATAAACACAGCAG GAATTGGAACGGTTTTTGAAGATGTTGGTCATAAAAATCATGGAAGTATAAGACAAcaattggaaaatatttttaatcgagattGGAATTCAAAGTATTCATTTCTGTTGAATAATACTGATCAAGTCccagaaaaacgaaaaattccGATTGAAAACAATTATCTATTATCATCTCATATTTATCATATGCCTGCATAA